The Thermodesulfobacteriota bacterium DNA segment TGGCCAGGCCAGCTATGAGGGGCTCCTGGTGCGGGATCTCGGCCTCCGCTACACCTGGGAAGACGGGGTGCTCACGGTCACCGACTTGGCGGCCGGCCTGGCCCAAGGCGCCCTGACCGGGGAGCTGCGCCTGGACGCCCAGGGGGCGGCTCCGGCCTTTCAGGGCAGCACCAGGGCCCAGGGCCTGGAGCTGGCCGAGCTGCTGGCCGCCTCTCCCCAGGCGGCCGGCAAGGCCCAGGGCAAGGCCGAGCTGGCGGCCCGCCTGTCCGGGGCCAGCTTCGACTGGCCCCAGCTGCGGGAGAGTCTGCAGGCCGACGGCACCTTCGGCGCCGACCGCCTGCAGCTGAAAAGGACCAAGGCCTTCGTGGCCATGGCCCGGCTCCTGGATCTGCCGGAGCTGGAGGAGCCGGCCTTCGATCGCCTGGCCGGCAGCTTCCGGGTGGCCGCCGCCCTGGCCCAGGTGAACGCCATCCTGGAACAGCCGCAGCTGCGCCTGGAAACCGATGGCCAGGTGGGCCTCGACGGCTCCCTGGACCTGCCGGTGACGCTGGATCTGGCCGAGCCCCTGGCCGGCCGCCTGCGGGCGCAGACCCCCCTGGGACGGCTCCTCATCGACCGGGAAGGTCGGGCCCAGATCCAGCTCCGCCTCACCGGCACCGCCAGCGACCCCCAGGCCCGACTGGACGCGGCGGCGGCGCAGGAGCGGCTGCAGGACGCGTTGCGCCAGAAGACCCGGGAGGAGATCCAGCGGGTGCTGCCCGGGATGAAGACCCTGCCGCCGGCTCCGCCGCCAACGGATACCGATCTGCGCCAGCGCCTGGAGCGCCTGCGCCGCCGCTGACCGTTCTCCGGCCGGGTCAGCCCTGCTATCATTCACGGATGCCAACCCGCCCGGGGGTGGCCCAGGCGGCCGGCGGGCAGACACCACAGACGCAGCCAGGAGGGCCTTCGTGAGCGACGGAGCCAGTGGGACATCCCGGACCCTGTTCGGGGAGATCGCGGTCCAGCGCCGCATGCTGACCAGCCAGGACCTGGAGCGGGGCCTGGCCGAGCAGGCCCGGCTGAAGGCGGCCGGGACAGAGATCTTTCTGGGGCAGATCCTGATCCAGAGCGGCGCGCTGACCCTGCGGGAGGTGTCGGCGATTCTGGACATCCAAAAGGAGCTGCTCCTGGGGGGCATCGCCTCACCGGAGGCCCTTGGCACCGGCAAAGGCCGGGAGGCCGTCGCCGCTGCCCACCGGGCCGCCACCCGCAAGCGCCTTCTGCCCTGGGCCGCCGGCGGCCTGGCTGTGGCCGCCGCAGTGGCGCTGGTGCTCGCCGGCCGCCAGCCAGCCCCCCCGCCAGCGCCGGCGCCGGCACCGGCCCCTGTCGCGGGGCCGAGCCAGCCGGCCGCCGCCGACCCTGCCGCCCTGCCGGCCCTGATCAAGCAGCTGACCGCTGCCGGCAGCTCGGTGGCCAGCCGCACCGAGCTGTGGGCCGAGCTGAACCGCTATCCCGAGGAGATCGTGCTTCCGGCTCTGGCCAGCAGCTGGCAGGCCACGGACCCTGCCGGCTACCGGGAGCTGGTGGCCATCTTCCAGTACCTGCAGGGCCGGGCCCCGGCGCGCGCCCGCCAGCTGCTCCTCGATCTCTTCGCCGACCCTGCCCGCCAGCTCCTGGCCTATGGCTCCCTCTTCGCCGCCATGCCCTGGCT contains these protein-coding regions:
- a CDS encoding AsmA-like C-terminal region-containing protein — encoded protein: LRLDRLLAAAASLPKGPPAEQPAGPARKTDAGSRPPTLTAQGRLHVGQASYEGLLVRDLGLRYTWEDGVLTVTDLAAGLAQGALTGELRLDAQGAAPAFQGSTRAQGLELAELLAASPQAAGKAQGKAELAARLSGASFDWPQLRESLQADGTFGADRLQLKRTKAFVAMARLLDLPELEEPAFDRLAGSFRVAAALAQVNAILEQPQLRLETDGQVGLDGSLDLPVTLDLAEPLAGRLRAQTPLGRLLIDREGRAQIQLRLTGTASDPQARLDAAAAQERLQDALRQKTREEIQRVLPGMKTLPPAPPPTDTDLRQRLERLRRR